AGTGAAGCGACGTTCTGGTGAAGGAATACCTACAAGATTGAGAAGCTCAATCCCACGTTTATTCGCATCAGCCTTAGAAATGTTCTCATGCTTGAGCAGCACTTCAGTAATTTGTTTGCCGACCTTCATCATTGGGTTCAGAGAGGTCATCGGATCCTGAAAAATCATACCGATCTCTTTACCGCGAATTTTCTGCATCTGCTTCTCAGTCTTGCCAATCAAATCTTGTCCATCGAACAGAATCTGTCCGCGTTTATATTCTCCTGGCGGTGTAGGAACTAGCTTCATAACCGCTTGTGAGGTTACACTTTTACCGGAACCTGATTCTCCAACAATCGCAAGAGTTTCACCTTTATCTACATGGAAGCTAACACCACGGATCGCTTGTACCTCTCCACCGTGTGTTTTGAATGATATCGCTAAGTCTTTTACCTCTAAAAGGCGCTCCATCTTGTCACCCTCTCATTTCCTCGTCAATTATGATAATGATTCTCAGCATGTTGTAAGCAATAAGTATTATTTTATCTAGTTTTAAGGGCTCTAGTCAAGATTTTTCTGAAAAAATACGGCTAGCCGCATACTTTAGTACTAGTTCTGTTTATTGCGTGTAATATCAATGACAGATACTACGTGAAAATACGCATAAATAGATTAGGAAGAACTACTAGTACTGCTGTAACCACGCCAGGTGTAAACATTTTCAAATGAATAGTCTTTTCCAGATGAGTGAATACATGGAAGAAGATTGCTGCAAGCACTGACAAATACAATAAATAATATGAAAAGAATGCTGCGATGCAGATTAATCCCACTATCAAAATATACACGAACAACACTTCTAAAGCAAAGTTACGAGAAGTCACGTGCATCATCGAGTGATACATTTTGCGCAAAAATGCTCTAGAAACATAAGTTGTATCGGCAGCAGCCACAGCAAGCTTACGGTATCTATATGTACACTAAGCCATTCAAGCGTCAGTATCTCCCTTTTCCTGCTCTTCCTCCTTATCTTCTATATTGTACTTGTGTCAAAATTGTGTTAATTCATAAACCGATCCCAGCCCTCAAGCAGATTATCATGCGCCCATTTAAAGTGTCCTTGGCTGTCGTACTTACGCGAATAATACTCGATGAAGTAAATTAAGT
This window of the Paenibacillus sp. FSL R10-2734 genome carries:
- a CDS encoding HXXEE domain-containing protein, which produces MYHSMMHVTSRNFALEVLFVYILIVGLICIAAFFSYYLLYLSVLAAIFFHVFTHLEKTIHLKMFTPGVVTAVLVVLPNLFMRIFT